Within Campylobacter jejuni, the genomic segment CTGAAGCCATTGCGATTTTTGCTACAGCAAAGGTTTTGCCATTAGTAAATTCACCTAAGATATTACCTTTATCATCCACACGGATAGCATCAGGTTTTAAGTTACCTGAAGTATAACCATCAGTTGCCTGTCCTGTTAGAGTTGAAGCAGAATTTGAGCTTACAAGGCCGTCATTGCTTCCACTTGTTCCAAAGGAAAGTTTGATTTGTTGATTTGGTGCGGCACCATTGTTTGGTGAGAAATTTATCGTTCTTGGTGTATAACTAGCTAAAGAGCCGTCATTGTTAAATCTAGCTGTTCCTACGATGATATTGTTTGGTCCTTCGCCTGTAGTGTTAATCTCTGCAGGTTCAGGTACACGGATGATCATTTGCCATTCATTACCCCCATCTTGAGTGGTGCTTTGCTTAACAAACTGCACTTCTAAAGTGTGTTTTGAACCTAAAGAATCATAAATTTCAAGCCCCGCCGAAAAAGCAGAAAGCTTAAGTTGTTCGCTTTCTTTGATCTGATTTCCTATAACCAAAGGACCATCGAAAGCTTTAAAAATAGCAGTGAAAGCATCATTAGTACTTACAGTTCCTTGTTTGTTACTATAAGCTGTTATATTAAAACTCATATTTTTTGGATCTGTTGTAGTGGCATTTCCTACACCATTAATAGCATTTGGTGGAACAGTTGATTGTTCATTAGCATTGGAAATAGCAAAATGTCCATCTGCCGTTACTACTACTTTTATATTTTGATTAATATCAGCTGCAGCAAAAGTTCCACTTCCATCATAATCAACCCCATATCTAGCATCCCTTTGTAAAAGTTCTCTTAAATCTTCTGTGGTTCTAAAAGTTCTTACATTAGTATTTAAAAGTCCACCATTAACAGCATCCCAATAAGCTGCTGAACCTGGTTCAGTTGGTCTTGTAGTTGCATTAGCACCAGGCTGGAATGCTGGTCCACCGTCAGGATTATACATAGGACCTATATCCACAGGGTTTGAACTATAAATATATTTATGTGCTGTTATTATTTGTGCATTTAGTCCACCAGTAAGCTGAACATTCGTAGCTGCTTGAGGAGGTTGTGGTGTAAATGTAATATTTGTAGCTGTCCACAAAGAAGAACCATTTTTATTAATAGTCGGTGTTCCAGCCTGTCCATTACCATTATTATTAAATGTAAATGTTTGATTGTTGTTATTCCATACAGCATTCCAAAGCTCACCTGCTGTATTGGTATTGGCAACCACAAGATTGATATTTTTCATATTATCTGTTGTGCCATCAGCATTATCATTGACAAAATCAATTCCACTACCATCCTTATTTTTAACCGCTTTTACACCTGTTCCATCCCTTGTATCCGTTGGTGCAGTAAAGGTATTGATATAAGCAATAGCATCATCAATACTTTGAATATCAGCATTTTGAATTCTAACCCCATTTAAAGTTATATCTAAATTCACTTTTTGATTAGCTGTTCCCCAAAAAGCAGCAGTTTGATTTTGCTGTAAATTTGGATCAAAAGCATTTACTCCTACTTTATTGGTAGAATATGTTGCATCTGCATAAGATACCCAAATTCCTTGTCCATCTCTAAGATTAAGTCCTTGTCCTTTCGCGTTAAAAAGTGATCCCGCATCCACACCCTTTTCTGTCACTTCTACAGAATTCTTAGAAGTCGTATAAAACTGAGTAGTTCCTGTATCATTTTCATCTTCTGCTCTTTGGGTTTTAGTATTCCATCCATGAACAGAATCAAGTGCATAAAGATTTCTACTTGAAGTTCCTATATTTAAACCAC encodes:
- the flgE gene encoding flagellar hook protein FlgE, giving the protein MMRSLWSGVSGLQAHQVAMDVEGNNISNVNTTGFKYSRADFGTMFSQTVKIATAPTDGRGGSNPLQIGLGVSVSSTTRIHSQGSVQTTDKNTDVAINGDGFFMVSDDGGLTNYLTRSGDFKLDAYGNFVNNAGFVVQGWNINWDDQTIDSSRTPQNIFIDPGMHIPAAKSTEVAIKANLNSGLNIGTSSRNLYALDSVHGWNTKTQRAEDENDTGTTQFYTTSKNSVEVTEKGVDAGSLFNAKGQGLNLRDGQGIWVSYADATYSTNKVGVNAFDPNLQQNQTAAFWGTANQKVNLDITLNGVRIQNADIQSIDDAIAYINTFTAPTDTRDGTGVKAVKNKDGSGIDFVNDNADGTTDNMKNINLVVANTNTAGELWNAVWNNNNQTFTFNNNGNGQAGTPTINKNGSSLWTATNITFTPQPPQAATNVQLTGGLNAQIITAHKYIYSSNPVDIGPMYNPDGGPAFQPGANATTRPTEPGSAAYWDAVNGGLLNTNVRTFRTTEDLRELLQRDARYGVDYDGSGTFAAADINQNIKVVVTADGHFAISNANEQSTVPPNAINGVGNATTTDPKNMSFNITAYSNKQGTVSTNDAFTAIFKAFDGPLVIGNQIKESEQLKLSAFSAGLEIYDSLGSKHTLEVQFVKQSTTQDGGNEWQMIIRVPEPAEINTTGEGPNNIIVGTARFNNDGSLASYTPRTINFSPNNGAAPNQQIKLSFGTSGSNDGLVSSNSASTLTGQATDGYTSGNLKPDAIRVDDKGNILGEFTNGKTFAVAKIAMASVANNSGLEEIGGNLFKVTANSGNIVVGEAGTGGRGEMKTSALEMSNVDLSRSLTELIIIQRGYQANSKTISTSDQMLQTLIQLKQ